DNA sequence from the Geobacter sp. AOG2 genome:
CAAAGTTATCGTTGATGATATAATCGCCCTGTTTAAGCTTGCCGTCCGTAATTTTCAGGTCTGCGCCTTTGAGCGTGAGCAGTAAATGAAAGCTTTTCATGCGCGCGTCAAGGTCCACCGACGCTTTCCGTTTGAATTCGTTACGCATCTCAAAGAGACATAACGATGACGTTGTGGCGACGGCTAACAGAACGATAGCTACATTGGTGACAAAGAATTTGTGGCTTAACTTCATAAAGGAACTCCTATACAGTCATATTCTCGTGGTCGTCACGGGCACAATACCGTTATTTAACGTATTTTAACTCTCATTGTAATATCACTATTTCTCATTATTGTATTTATTGTATACAAATTGTTTGCACAATTCAGTGATATTATTTCTACTTTTATCGCTGGAAGACAACCCTAATTAGCCATATATAGCTGTATTATAACTAAATGCCAGCCTGGTAACGAAAAAAAAACGACCCTCGAAACAAGAGGGTCGTTTTTTCCGTACCATACTCAAAAAAATTTGATATACGTTAAATAACTTAGTATTCTTAAACCGTCACAACAGCGATCTCCACTTTAGGGGCGCCCTCCTTGTGATCCGGCAATAGGGATAAACAAATCAGCAGGAGACCAGCCTAACAGCGGTTCCATGGGGAACACCTCCCGCCATGGGCAGTTCCCCCAGGCGAATTTCTGCCGGTTTAAGGGCCTCCACCAGGGCCACCTGCCCCGGTGCTACGTCAAAACAGGTGCCCGCGACGACAAGGTAATCCCCGGCATCTCCCCTGGTCAACCAAACCGTTCCCGTTGAACAGCGCAACCTCAGTCCCGATGGCCCGCCGTCGAGACGTATCAATTCACCCTCTGCCAGATAACACTCCATGAACCTACCTCCTCTTCTGATGATTAGACCTTACCCCTTCCCGCACAAAAAAAACAGGTACAGAAAATCTGATTTGTAACCATTACAGTTGCATGATATGATATCTGTATCCGGACAAAAGCAGTTCAACTGTACCCATTTCCCTACCAATACTGTAAGGTAACCAGACACCATGATAAACGCGACTACGATTCCG
Encoded proteins:
- a CDS encoding DUF2917 domain-containing protein; amino-acid sequence: MECYLAEGELIRLDGGPSGLRLRCSTGTVWLTRGDAGDYLVVAGTCFDVAPGQVALVEALKPAEIRLGELPMAGGVPHGTAVRLVSC